In Acinetobacter sp. C32I, one genomic interval encodes:
- a CDS encoding low molecular weight protein-tyrosine-phosphatase, producing MATQYKVLCVCLGNICRSPTAEAILRHYCDAHGLNVMVDSAGTSNYHPNKAPDARSQKHAVKRGYDLSNLRARQIVLQDFLEFDLILAMDHDNFDDIQTLMSEAAQQFGAGQIRAKLALMSEHDPHFSQQAVPDPYYGGADGFDRVLDQCESSSQAWVDIFTKQMKVG from the coding sequence ATGGCAACACAATATAAGGTGTTATGTGTCTGTTTGGGAAATATTTGTCGTTCGCCAACTGCTGAGGCCATTCTTAGACATTATTGTGATGCGCATGGCTTAAATGTGATGGTCGATTCTGCCGGAACAAGTAATTATCATCCAAATAAAGCACCAGATGCACGCAGTCAAAAACATGCAGTAAAACGTGGTTATGATTTATCTAATTTACGTGCACGACAGATTGTTTTACAAGACTTCCTTGAGTTCGATCTGATCTTGGCGATGGATCATGACAATTTTGACGATATTCAAACACTGATGTCTGAAGCCGCCCAACAATTTGGTGCGGGTCAGATTCGTGCCAAGTTAGCGTTAATGAGTGAGCATGATCCTCATTTTAGCCAACAAGCGGTACCTGATCCTTATTATGGTGGTGCAGATGGGTTTGATCGAGTACTCGATCAGTGTGAATCCAGCAGCCAAGCATGGGTCGATATTTTTACAAAGCAAATGAAAGTAGGGTAA
- a CDS encoding YdcF family protein, which produces MTKVHWMVSLVRVITILFVLLGCFVLFLYSPFYSQLVVKGLNRFVPVDVNEVAAQSQRPAALSEHETLEPGSNLWIARQAYLKLMERSFQSEQSEDLRLIQARYKLLQELIAEEQEKESQDEKKQPNIPLMSEQQAEQDQASSAVVMNTPLDFLQWNTPDNQALMGKYIAFLETYPIALPVKEEDKDQTNKDLIELKNNKENLVEPQSASQPNAIVVLGGGLTLGANGKDIVVNNYTRLRLEKTLQVEKKYALPIVLSGVEAPYMQAWLKERGVDAKLLENRSMNTCENSRFSSLLLQKKGGAPTVILITDEYHMPRTRRLFALNGIETVPVMAPMPTTLTQWRPSEQNYDHSRRANYEMLATIRDMLFGSSDCREIP; this is translated from the coding sequence ATGACGAAAGTACATTGGATGGTCAGTTTAGTACGAGTAATTACCATATTATTCGTGCTACTGGGTTGCTTTGTGCTTTTTTTATATTCGCCTTTTTATTCACAGCTGGTGGTGAAAGGTTTGAACCGCTTTGTTCCTGTTGATGTCAATGAGGTTGCAGCGCAGAGTCAGCGCCCTGCAGCGTTAAGTGAGCACGAAACCTTAGAGCCTGGTTCGAACCTATGGATTGCTCGTCAGGCTTATTTGAAACTCATGGAGAGGAGCTTTCAATCTGAGCAATCTGAAGATTTAAGATTAATACAAGCACGTTATAAGTTGTTACAAGAGCTGATTGCTGAAGAGCAGGAAAAAGAAAGCCAAGATGAAAAAAAGCAACCCAATATTCCATTGATGAGTGAACAACAAGCTGAGCAGGATCAAGCAAGCTCAGCTGTTGTGATGAATACACCATTAGATTTCTTACAGTGGAATACACCTGATAATCAGGCATTGATGGGTAAATATATTGCCTTTTTAGAAACCTATCCAATTGCTTTACCTGTGAAGGAAGAAGATAAAGATCAGACCAATAAAGACCTGATTGAATTGAAAAATAATAAAGAGAACTTGGTTGAGCCACAAAGTGCTTCACAGCCGAATGCAATTGTCGTATTGGGTGGTGGCCTAACTCTTGGTGCCAATGGTAAAGATATTGTGGTGAATAATTACACACGCTTACGCTTGGAAAAAACCTTACAAGTCGAAAAGAAATATGCTTTACCAATCGTACTGAGTGGTGTCGAAGCACCTTATATGCAGGCATGGTTAAAAGAGCGTGGCGTGGATGCTAAATTGTTAGAAAATCGCAGTATGAATACTTGTGAAAACTCTCGATTTAGTTCTCTATTACTACAAAAGAAAGGTGGCGCGCCAACCGTCATTTTGATTACCGATGAGTACCACATGCCACGGACACGACGTTTGTTTGCTTTAAATGGTATTGAGACAGTGCCTGTCATGGCGCCAATGCCAACGACCTTAACGCAATGGCGTCCAAGTGAACAAAACTATGATCATAGCCGCCGTGCCAACTATGAAATGCTGGCTACGATTCGTGATATGTTATTTGGCTCAAGTGATTGTCGAGAGATACCCTAA
- the murB gene encoding UDP-N-acetylmuramate dehydrogenase, giving the protein MQVQAQVQLKSLNTLNLNAIASHYVQINQPDDVVEALAFAEHQHLNVLVLSGGSNVLLPQQVRALVLHLNIQGIDVLAEDESTVIVKVGAGQVWHDFVLYSTQQQWFGLQNLALIPGLVGASPVQNIGAYGVEAGEFIESVQVYDRELKHFTSIAAEDCHFAYRHSIFKDQPNRYIIVSVTFKLLKTAELKLNYGDLKQAVGDELTAENLQNQVIQIRQSKLPNPKEFPNVGSFFKNPILSQAEFDKITQQFPNIPHYPQANSNVKVAAGWLIDQAGWKGKQFGPVGMFHKQALVLVNYAEATLADVQNTYQTVQSDVKQKFSIQLEPEPVLYSEQGLIQAHLG; this is encoded by the coding sequence ATGCAGGTACAAGCACAGGTTCAGCTTAAAAGCTTAAATACATTAAATTTGAATGCTATTGCTTCACATTATGTCCAGATTAACCAGCCTGATGATGTTGTTGAAGCACTGGCATTTGCTGAACATCAGCATTTAAACGTTTTGGTACTCTCGGGTGGGAGTAATGTGCTATTGCCCCAGCAAGTTCGAGCCTTGGTTTTACATTTGAATATCCAAGGAATTGATGTTCTGGCTGAAGATGAGAGTACGGTTATAGTTAAAGTGGGGGCAGGCCAAGTCTGGCATGACTTTGTTTTGTATAGCACGCAACAACAATGGTTTGGGTTACAAAATCTTGCCTTAATTCCGGGATTGGTGGGTGCTTCACCTGTACAGAATATTGGTGCTTATGGTGTTGAAGCCGGTGAGTTTATCGAATCTGTGCAAGTCTATGATCGTGAATTAAAACATTTTACTTCAATTGCAGCAGAAGATTGTCATTTTGCTTATCGCCATAGTATTTTCAAAGATCAGCCCAATCGTTACATCATTGTCAGTGTGACGTTTAAGTTGCTGAAAACAGCTGAGTTGAAATTGAATTATGGCGATCTTAAGCAAGCGGTTGGTGACGAGCTGACTGCAGAGAATTTACAAAATCAGGTGATCCAGATTCGCCAAAGTAAATTACCGAATCCTAAAGAATTTCCAAATGTCGGGAGCTTTTTTAAGAATCCCATTTTATCACAAGCCGAATTCGACAAGATTACTCAACAATTTCCAAACATACCGCATTATCCGCAAGCAAATAGCAATGTTAAAGTGGCAGCAGGTTGGTTGATTGACCAAGCCGGTTGGAAAGGTAAGCAATTCGGACCAGTCGGGATGTTTCATAAGCAGGCATTGGTATTGGTGAATTATGCGGAGGCGACGCTGGCGGATGTACAAAATACCTATCAAACTGTACAAAGTGATGTAAAACAAAAGTTTAGTATTCAGTTAGAGCCTGAACCTGTGTTATATAGTGAACAAGGGTTGATTCAAGCTCATCTCGGATGA
- a CDS encoding alpha/beta hydrolase, translated as MSDIPFLNPTILKQLDLPVPNRETTPQVLEPLDLSRATEISKPLQAYRKLYGLHLLDGEHWQGYVEMPLFRVHVQVFQPNQQKLQGTVCLLHGYLEHSGIYQPIIKEILEQGFSVVTYDLPGHGLSNGSPASIQNFDHYQQVLHAVYDAVRGAKQLPKPWLGIGQSTGGAIWMHHLLEYAERREDPIVDRVLLLSPLIRPAKTAWWHNSVGLGIIRRIKSQVPRHFRRNNHNPEFLRFVRLKDPLQPRMMGMDWILAMSKWMLEMEQRPACRIPVWLAQGALDQTVDWRYNIEYIRRKFRLQTLLMLEEGSHQLINERADIRAALTGLIPAFLHAKPNHHYY; from the coding sequence ATGTCCGATATTCCATTTTTAAATCCGACAATTTTAAAACAACTGGATTTACCTGTACCAAATCGTGAGACCACACCTCAGGTGCTTGAGCCTTTGGATTTATCTCGTGCCACAGAGATCTCAAAGCCATTACAGGCGTATCGTAAGTTATATGGTTTACATTTATTGGATGGTGAACATTGGCAGGGCTATGTAGAAATGCCACTGTTCCGTGTACATGTCCAAGTGTTTCAGCCTAATCAACAGAAATTACAGGGTACGGTATGTTTGCTGCACGGCTATTTGGAACATAGCGGTATTTATCAACCGATTATCAAAGAAATTCTGGAGCAGGGCTTTAGTGTTGTTACTTACGATTTGCCTGGACATGGCTTAAGCAATGGTTCACCTGCCAGTATTCAGAATTTTGATCACTATCAGCAAGTTTTACACGCGGTTTACGATGCGGTTCGTGGTGCGAAACAATTACCGAAGCCGTGGTTAGGGATTGGGCAAAGTACGGGTGGTGCAATTTGGATGCATCACTTACTTGAATATGCAGAACGCCGAGAAGATCCTATTGTCGATCGGGTATTATTGTTGTCGCCATTGATTCGGCCTGCGAAAACGGCATGGTGGCATAACTCGGTTGGTCTGGGCATTATCCGTCGAATCAAAAGCCAAGTACCACGACATTTCCGTCGTAATAATCATAATCCTGAATTTTTACGCTTTGTCCGTTTAAAGGATCCTTTGCAACCTCGAATGATGGGCATGGACTGGATTTTGGCGATGTCAAAATGGATGCTGGAAATGGAACAGCGACCAGCATGTCGTATTCCTGTGTGGCTCGCACAGGGTGCTTTAGATCAAACCGTAGATTGGCGTTATAACATTGAATATATTCGCCGTAAGTTTAGATTGCAGACTTTATTGATGCTGGAAGAAGGCTCACACCAATTAATTAATGAACGTGCTGATATTCGTGCTGCGCTGACAGGCTTAATTCCTGCTTTCTTACATGCAAAACCAAATCACCACTATTACTAG